The following proteins come from a genomic window of Miscanthus floridulus cultivar M001 chromosome 2, ASM1932011v1, whole genome shotgun sequence:
- the LOC136540434 gene encoding transcription factor bHLH84-like → MESSEASWHSFDPSVAVEDSEAMAQLLGVQYSGNEQKQPTPTAMYWPGQEADQYYSSAPYPYYMQMQQPNNSGASCYDHGYFGSNTFTMTGDFVPEEQIMAADPSFMLDLNLDFEYQDGQGTGRGSGGNTPAVCKRKLEDQKGESTTCTVPKKKSRSTAVPAQKKGKKAQKGACSRGNQEESNGGGDGNVARQRQCSSNDYLSDDDSLEMTACSNVSSASKKSSSSAGGKARAGRGAAIDPQSLYARKRRERINERLKVLQNLVPNGTKVDISTMLEEAAQYVKFLQLQIKLLSSDDMWMFAPIAYNGVNVGLDLKISPRQQ, encoded by the exons ATGGAGTCCTCCGAGGCGAGCTGGCACTCGTTCGATCCGTCAGTCGCCGTGGAGGACTCCGAGGCAATGGCCCAGCTGCTCGGCGTGCAGTACTCCGGCAACGAGCAGAAGCAGCCGACGCCGACGGCCATGTACTGGCCTGGCCAAGAAGCTGACCAGTATTACAGCTCGGCGCCGTACCCGTACTACATGCAGATGCAGCAACCCAACAACTCGGGCGCAAGCTGCTACGACCATGGTTACTTTGGCAGCAACACGTTCACGATGACCGGCGACTTCGTGCCGGAGGAGCAGATCATGGCGGCGGACCCGAGCTTCATGCTTGATCTGAACCTCGACTTCGAGTACCAGGACGGCCAGGGGACCGGCCGCGGCAGCGGTGGCAACACGCCGGCGGTGTGCAAGAGGAAGCTGGAGGATCAGAAGGGCGAGAGCACCACGTGCACTGTTCCAAAGAAGAAATCGCGCTCCACCGCAGTACCG GCGCAGAAGAAGGGCAAGAAGGCGCAGAAAGGCGCGTGCAGCCGAGGCAACCAGGAGgagagcaacggcggcggcgacggcaatgTTGCACGACAGCGACAGTGCTCCAGCAACGACTACCTGTCTGACGACGACTCGCTGGAGATGACCGCGTGCAGCAACGTGAGCTCGGCGTCCAAGAAGTCGTCGTCGTCGGCAGGTGGGAAGGCCAGGGCCGGACGTGGGGCCGCCATCGATCCGCAAAGCCTCTACGCCAGG AAAAGGAGAGAGCGGATCAATGAGCGTCTAAAAGTATTGCAGAATCTTGTACCCAATGGAACCAAG GTAGATATCAGCACGATGCTTGAAGAAGCAGCTCAATACGTCAAGTTCTTGCAGCTCCAGATCAAG CTGTTGAGCTCGGATGATATGTGGATGTTCGCTCCGATCGCCTACAACGGAGTCAACGTTGGCCTCGACCTCAAGATATCTCCACGGCAACAATGA
- the LOC136540435 gene encoding uncharacterized protein, with amino-acid sequence MDPEHLAEVSKHLDKQNQALMETYRAMSHELHKMQIEEETIMRKLYELMSAEGLLPKRKKEKQQGENVVGSTLESKEQEP; translated from the exons ATGGATCCGGAGCATTTGGCTGAAGTGTCCAA GCATTTGGACAAGCAAAATCAAGCACTAATGGAAACATACCGAGCAATGTCCCATGAATTGCATAAAATGCAG ATAGAAGAAGAGACAATCATGCGCAAGTTGTATGAACTGATGTCTGCAGAAGGTCTTCTTCCAAAG CGCAAGAAAGAAAAGCAACAGGGCGAGAATGTTGTGGGATCAACTCTGGAGAGCAAAGAACAGGAACCATAA